A stretch of DNA from candidate division WOR-3 bacterium:
TTTATCTGAGAATTTGTTTGGCTGTATAGGGTATTCATTAAAAAGGAGTCTTTATGGCGATTAAACTTGATGGAAGCAGTTTAACCATTGAAAAAGTTGTAAGAATTGCCCGGCATAAAGAAAAGGTCGAACTTACCCCGGAAGCAATAGAGCGGATAAAAGAATGCCGTAAGATGCTGGAGGATAAAATAGAAGCACGTGAAATTATGTACGGCGTCAACACCGGCATCGGTGAATTCTCTGAAGTGATATTGACCGAGGAACAGACCAAACAGTTCCAGAGATATCTTATATATAATCACGCGGCAGGCATAGGCGACCCCGCTCCGATCGAACATGTAAGAGGCGCCATGGCGGGCAGGATAAATGTTCTTGCCAAGGGTAAATCGGGTTGTCGACCCGAAATCGCAATGACTCTTGTCGAGATGTTGAATAAAGGTGTAACACCGGTCGTCTGTCAAAAAGGGTCAGTCGGCGCCTCGGGTGACCTCGCTCCGATGTCACAGATTGCTTTACTCCTGCTGGGTGAAGGCGAAGCATACTACAACGGCGAAAGGCTGCCCGGCAAAACGGCGATGGAACGGGCGGGAATCCCCATCCCCGGGTTGAAGGCACGGGATGGTTTAGCCGTGATCAACGGTTCGAATCTACTCACCGCAATCAGTGCCCTGCAGTTGTACGATATAAATCGCTGGTTGAAACAAGCCGAGATCGCCTGCGCCATGACCCTGGAGGCGCTGTTTGCAAATATGAAACCCTATGATGTACGCCTGCACAAAGCACGTGGATTTCCCGGCGCTGTCAGATCCGCAACGGCGATAATGAAATGCATCGAAGGCAGTGACCTGCTTTCCGGCAAAATTAAAGTAAAAGTCCAGGATGCATATTCAATGCGCTCATCTCCCCAGGTGATCGGCGCTGCACACGATGCAGTAGCCTATGCACGAAAGCAGGTGGAGATTGAATTGAACGGTGTAGGAGACAACCCTGTATTTTTCCCGGAATATAAGTTGACTCTCACCGGTGCCAATTTTCAGGGAAGCCCGATTTCATTACCGATGGATATGGTCGGTGCAGCCGTAACAATGGTCAGTGTCCTCTCTGAACGGCGCTTTAATCGTTTAAACAATCCCGCTCTAAGCGTCGGTTTACCGGCATTTCTTACAAAAGGAGCGGGAATGATGTCCGGTATGATGCTGAGCCAATACACCGCTGACACATTGATCGTCGAGCAGAGGATACTCTCAATGCCTGCATCCATTATGTCCATACCCGCAGCCGCAGACCAGGAAGATTTCGTCTCCATGGGAATGAACACCGTCCTCAAGAACGCCCAGATCCTGGATAACGCCTACGGCATACTGGGGATAGAATTCATGGGAGCAGCCCAGGCATTGGACTTCCGTGATCTAACTCCGGGCAAAGGCGTGCTGGCGGCTAAAAAAGTCATCCGTAAATATATCGAGCATCTTGATGAAGACCGACCTTTACATAATGACCACACAAAGATGAAAGAACTGGTCAAATCGTGTGAAATTCTGCAAGAGGTGGAGAATACCGTAGGCAGTCTCGGTTGAAAAATCAACGTCTCTTGAGAAAAAGTGGCTGAAAAAGATTTATAAAACCATCTGGATCCTGGCGATAAAATATTCAATGTCCGTAATCATCTGTTCGACAATTGAAGGAAAACCGGAAATTTTAAACCGCCGAATCTTCTTACCATCAGTCATTATGTAAAAGCCGTTTGTTCCATCATCACTCTCGAATTTTTTATTCAACACCACTTCGGCGTCTTTGTATCGAATAAAAATCTTTTCTGATATCTCCACTGTTGTTTCATCAAATTTTAAAAACTTATAATGCAGTTCATCCGGCATAAGGAAAAAACCTTTTTTCGCAACACCGCGGTCACCATATCCTATTAGATAATCTATTCTTCTGATATTATGCGCCTTTAAAAAAATGTTTGAAAAAGAACCGATCTTTTTCCGCTCAATCAGGATATTCTCACCGGCAGGAGTTGTGACCAGGATGTCCGAAGAAATCGTCCTGATACTCAACGGTTCGGATAAAGAAAAAAGAGAGACGAAGCACAGTATTCCGATGATCGAAAAAACAGCATATTTTCTGACTCGGATATTGAAGAGCAGATAGAATAAAATCAGAAAGACCGGCGGAACATAGAGTGTAAGGACGGCAAAAGGAAGATGGGTGAAGAAATTCGTCACACCGACCAGTGCTTTAAGCGGAATCGTCGTGAGGAACATTATGAGCCTGGCGCCGGCAGCGTAAAAAAGCCCTGTAAACAGAGCGATGAAGAGTAAAAAAATCACCACAGAAGCAAGCGGCAAAACAATAAGATTGGAAAGGACCGCGAACACTGGAAGTCGATGGAAATAATAGATGAGAAAAGGCGCGACGAAAATCTGAGCGGAAAAAGAAACAACCATCGGTAATATAATAAATTTGTATATTCTCCTGTTGTTTATCCTATTTAAAAACCGTTCATCAAATTTAGGATATAAAAAAAGAATGCCGTATACTGCCGCGAATGAAAGCTGGGTGCCGGGATCGAACAAAAGAAAAGGATTAACAAGAAGAAAAATGAGCGCGGTGATATTCACGATGTGCATCCCGTCCACATTCCTTTGATACAGTAGAGCCACTCCGAACAGCAGGAACATCATTCCGGCGCGGCAGACACTCGGACGGAATCCAGTTACGGCGATATACAACAGGAGGATCAAAGCCATTATAATGAACTTAATCCGTTGCGGAAACGGTATAAAAAAAAGAAAAACAGCAGTAAAGGCGCACACGAAGCCGACGTGCAGACCGGAGACGGCCAGAAGATGGAGAACCCCGGCCCGGCTGAACGCCTCCTTTAATTCTCTTTTCAAACGACCGCTGCCGCCGATGAGCAGACCTATTCCGAGATCACTGAATTCTTGGTCCAAAAGATTTTCAAGTGTGCCTATAATGTATTTTCGAACTGAATAAAGAACATCCCCCCAGAAAATTTTACCTTTTTTCTCTCCCACGATAGTGCCGGCGAGCAGATACGAGTGCCTTTGATACTTTGAATTCCTGATCTTCCCTTTGACGAAAATCCTCTTCCCCAAAAATGTACCGCCGCCGGGAACAAACAGCTCAGCTCTGGCTCCGCAGCCGATTCTTTTATCATCAACAATCACATTGTCCAGTTCAAGTGATAATTTTGTATACTCTTCGCGGGGTTCTTCTCCGATTACCGTTCCTTCAAAAACCAGACTGCGGTCATTCGGAGACAAGGGTAT
This window harbors:
- a CDS encoding aromatic amino acid lyase; translation: MAIKLDGSSLTIEKVVRIARHKEKVELTPEAIERIKECRKMLEDKIEAREIMYGVNTGIGEFSEVILTEEQTKQFQRYLIYNHAAGIGDPAPIEHVRGAMAGRINVLAKGKSGCRPEIAMTLVEMLNKGVTPVVCQKGSVGASGDLAPMSQIALLLLGEGEAYYNGERLPGKTAMERAGIPIPGLKARDGLAVINGSNLLTAISALQLYDINRWLKQAEIACAMTLEALFANMKPYDVRLHKARGFPGAVRSATAIMKCIEGSDLLSGKIKVKVQDAYSMRSSPQVIGAAHDAVAYARKQVEIELNGVGDNPVFFPEYKLTLTGANFQGSPISLPMDMVGAAVTMVSVLSERRFNRLNNPALSVGLPAFLTKGAGMMSGMMLSQYTADTLIVEQRILSMPASIMSIPAAADQEDFVSMGMNTVLKNAQILDNAYGILGIEFMGAAQALDFRDLTPGKGVLAAKKVIRKYIEHLDEDRPLHNDHTKMKELVKSCEILQEVENTVGSLG
- a CDS encoding ComEC family competence protein; this translates as MKKTGIAVLCAVAAGIITQHIIPFSLFLNVIFCIVAALLSVWRRWFLYLLIIFLSAINTSFHTSIPLSPNDRSLVFEGTVIGEEPREEYTKLSLELDNVIVDDKRIGCGARAELFVPGGGTFLGKRIFVKGKIRNSKYQRHSYLLAGTIVGEKKGKIFWGDVLYSVRKYIIGTLENLLDQEFSDLGIGLLIGGSGRLKRELKEAFSRAGVLHLLAVSGLHVGFVCAFTAVFLFFIPFPQRIKFIIMALILLLYIAVTGFRPSVCRAGMMFLLFGVALLYQRNVDGMHIVNITALIFLLVNPFLLFDPGTQLSFAAVYGILFLYPKFDERFLNRINNRRIYKFIILPMVVSFSAQIFVAPFLIYYFHRLPVFAVLSNLIVLPLASVVIFLLFIALFTGLFYAAGARLIMFLTTIPLKALVGVTNFFTHLPFAVLTLYVPPVFLILFYLLFNIRVRKYAVFSIIGILCFVSLFSLSEPLSIRTISSDILVTTPAGENILIERKKIGSFSNIFLKAHNIRRIDYLIGYGDRGVAKKGFFLMPDELHYKFLKFDETTVEISEKIFIRYKDAEVVLNKKFESDDGTNGFYIMTDGKKIRRFKISGFPSIVEQMITDIEYFIARIQMVL